The genome window TACGGCGGCAACGACGAGGCCATATTGTCGGCCCTTTTGAGAATGTATAAAATCGACCCGGATGACCTGGAACTCTATGCTGTTCATTACGACTTCAACCCCTTCTGGAAAGGAGAGGTCGAGCTCTGGCCCGTGTATCGCAATACCCAGGGGATAATCCTCCGGGGAAAAATGGCGCAAAGCGGGAAACAGGCCGGTTTTTTCAATCCCGCTGCCTTTGGAATTCGATTCGTGGCCAATTCCATCATAACATCAAAAAAAGTCTACAGCGAACAGCCGCAACTGGTCCGGGACTTCACGGAAGCCGTTCTGGAGGGCTGGAGAGATGCAATGGACCCCGAACTGGAACTCAAGGTAGCCGAGACGATTCACAGGCTTGACCCGGATACCCCTGTCTCTGTTATACAACATCAACTTGCCGAGACCCGGACGCTCGTGGTTCCTGAAAGTCCCGGGGCCATCGGGACGATTGACATCAGGGCCTGGCGGCAGACTGCGGAGATCCTCGCGACACAGGGACTGATTTCTCACAAAGTAGATATTACCTC of Deltaproteobacteria bacterium contains these proteins:
- a CDS encoding nitrate ABC transporter substrate-binding protein translates to MPRTCFNALTIWIIFLLCFIRCTSNEAPRVETEDNTTKTGDSGPIIVRLKWLYNTSVAGEIWARESGIFKARGLTVRLREGGPEQDAIKDLELGRAHFGVASADQVIRAASKGAHVVVLAQIFQVNPLQWIYDRGKLAIAKPQDLKGLCVGVTYGGNDEAILSALLRMYKIDPDDLELYAVHYDFNPFWKGEVELWPVYRNTQGIILRGKMAQSGKQAGFFNPAAFGIRFVANSIITSKKVYSEQPQLVRDFTEAVLEGWRDAMDPELELKVAETIHRLDPDTPVSVIQHQLAETRTLVVPESPGAIGTIDIRAWRQTAEILATQGLISHKVDITSLLAGPPP